The following nucleotide sequence is from uncultured Draconibacterium sp..
GCGTTTCTTCTCCAAATCGCCCAAAAGTCTGGATGTGCATGAAGCGGCAGTTTTGGTTGGTATGCTAAAAGCCAACAACTACTACAATCCGCGGACTCATCCCGATCGTGCCTTAGGCCGCCGAAATGTGGTGATTGACTTAATGGTGAAGAACAATTACCTGAATGCCGCTGATGCCCAGAAATACAAAGAAAAACCGCTGGGAATGCATTACCGCCTGATTTCGTATAACCAGGGCCCCGCCCCGTATTTTCTGGAGCGATTAAAACCCGAGTTGATGGAATGGTGTGAGGATAATGTAAATGAAAAAGGTCAACCTTACAATCTCTATACCGATGGTTTAAAGATTACCACAAGTATTGATTACAACCTTCAGCGTTACGCACAACAGTCGGTAAAAGAGTACATGAAAAACCTGCAGAAGGTATTTGATAACCACTGGAAATCGAGAGATATTTTCAGAGAGAAGCCTGAGGTATTAAAAAGTGCTATTCAGAATCAAAATACCAGTGGTACCAGTTATTCTGATGAGCTAAAGAAATATTCAGAAAAAACACATGCATCGTTATTTACCTGGGATGGCATTGAAAATGTCGAGGTATCACGCCTCGATTCATTAAAGCACTACCTGAAAATGCTAAATGCCGGATTTATTGCTATCGATCCGCACACTTCGCATTTAAAAGCCTGGATTGGCGGAATTGATTATCGCTTTTTTAAGTACGACCATGTAACTGCTCCGCGACAAACGGGATCAACATTCAAACCGTTTGTTTACCTGGCCGCGTTGGAAGAAGATATTCCGGCAGATACCTATTTCGTAAATCAGCACAAAGTTTACGAGGAATATAAAGACTGGGCACCGCGGAATTCGCACAACGAATATGGTGGTTACTACTCCATGAAAGGTGCTCTGGCAAAATCGTTAAATACCGTTTCGGTTGACGTATTACTGGAAGCCGGAATTGATGAGACTATTGATATTGCACGGGATCTTGGTATTTCGGCGGATCTTCCCGACTATCCTTCTCTGGCACTTGGAGTAGCTTCTATATCACTAAAAGAAATGGTAGAAGCTTTTGCCGGCATTGTAAACGACGGAAAACCTGTAAAAGCGAATTACCTGTTACAAATTGCCGACAAGAACGGGAAAGTTCTTAAAACTTTTGATTATGATCTGCCATCTGAACCGGTGGTATCACCTGAAAATTGCAGGGCGGTTTTAAACATGATGGAAGCTGTTGTAGATGGAGGAACAGGACGAGGAATCCGTACAGTTTATAAAATACCTGGTGAGTTTGCCGGGAAAACCGGTACAACGCAAAATAACTCGGATGGTTGGTTTATTGGCCTTACTCCCGAGTTGGTAACCGGTTGCTGGGTGGGTGCCGACGATCCGCGCGTACATTTCAGAACAACCACCTACGGACAAGGTGCGTACATGGCTTTGCCAATTGTTGGAAAGTTCTTTTATAAAACTTATCACGACAAGAAATTCTC
It contains:
- a CDS encoding transglycosylase domain-containing protein codes for the protein MNRKKSKSKKTGKKYPLLSFIFKAGVVLFLLGCLFFILVFLGVLGPVPSKTQLHQINNPLASEVYSVDGKILGRYYVENRSYATFDEISPNVINALVATEDSRFYEHRGIDEIALARVLFKSIILRNDAAGGGSTISQQIAKNLFPRVDYGPLSMPVNKLREAIIAYRLERIYNKQEILALYLNTVPFAENTFGIEVAAERFFSKSPKSLDVHEAAVLVGMLKANNYYNPRTHPDRALGRRNVVIDLMVKNNYLNAADAQKYKEKPLGMHYRLISYNQGPAPYFLERLKPELMEWCEDNVNEKGQPYNLYTDGLKITTSIDYNLQRYAQQSVKEYMKNLQKVFDNHWKSRDIFREKPEVLKSAIQNQNTSGTSYSDELKKYSEKTHASLFTWDGIENVEVSRLDSLKHYLKMLNAGFIAIDPHTSHLKAWIGGIDYRFFKYDHVTAPRQTGSTFKPFVYLAALEEDIPADTYFVNQHKVYEEYKDWAPRNSHNEYGGYYSMKGALAKSLNTVSVDVLLEAGIDETIDIARDLGISADLPDYPSLALGVASISLKEMVEAFAGIVNDGKPVKANYLLQIADKNGKVLKTFDYDLPSEPVVSPENCRAVLNMMEAVVDGGTGRGIRTVYKIPGEFAGKTGTTQNNSDGWFIGLTPELVTGCWVGADDPRVHFRTTTYGQGAYMALPIVGKFFYKTYHDKKFSHLQYSTFPDPEPELLAMLNEPEYKEVLDIEKHGFDFAGIFGKKENENLKERPDVKVEKKDKGQLWKKIKGIFSKKNK